In a genomic window of Bradyrhizobium ontarionense:
- a CDS encoding cyclic peptide export ABC transporter, translating to MDLIRALARRSPLQFGLAILTSTIGGLMTIITLGVLFRVLATDANPQEHLFQFVAAALCVTATRWMSRFFLAQLGRRTAFQIHARLAEQIIAAPLRDLERIGGPKLVSAFTDEVGKIAATPPIIALLCTDISILMACLGYLGWLSPLRLLIIMSLVGLGGLLFYFLQAREMKFVDEAIKGRDDLVKIFRSLVSGAKEIKLNAARKQQVLEAFRDRSNQLFRASQAQSLYFNGSTTVTQSLFFLALGLAVFLPANGRTDRHLFTTYSVSVIYIVGTASGIRDLIRRLRDANQSVRRLNELDLRLELAYDTVTSDEAGNFSHLRAITSLSLSGVTADYTTKHADPQRPYFALGPIDLTLNAGEIVFVTGRNGSGKTTLAKVLLGLYTPTAGQIRLNETLVEDANRNWYCQHFSAIFSDFYLFDQLIQTDEGFHARHVAPLLDQFKIGHKVQVQTGGLLSTTTALSLGERKRLALTLARIEDKPICVFDEWAADQDPAFKEFFYRQFLRELKSRRKLVVAITHDDRYFHLADKVVVLDQAAPMQIRGNAPSGADNDLASLPP from the coding sequence ATGGATCTGATCAGAGCACTCGCCAGGCGGTCGCCGCTGCAATTCGGACTTGCGATTCTGACCAGCACGATCGGCGGACTGATGACCATCATCACGCTAGGGGTGCTTTTTAGAGTTCTCGCGACCGATGCGAACCCACAAGAGCATCTATTCCAATTCGTGGCTGCGGCACTGTGTGTCACTGCGACCCGCTGGATGTCCCGCTTCTTTCTGGCGCAACTCGGACGCCGCACCGCTTTCCAGATCCACGCGAGGCTTGCCGAGCAGATCATTGCGGCTCCGCTGCGCGACCTTGAGCGCATCGGAGGTCCAAAACTGGTCTCGGCGTTTACTGACGAGGTCGGCAAGATCGCGGCAACGCCGCCGATCATTGCATTGCTGTGCACGGACATCAGTATCTTGATGGCGTGCCTCGGCTATCTCGGCTGGCTCTCCCCGTTGAGACTGCTCATCATAATGAGCCTCGTCGGGCTGGGCGGACTGCTTTTCTATTTCTTGCAGGCTCGCGAAATGAAGTTCGTCGACGAAGCCATCAAGGGCCGCGACGATCTGGTGAAAATCTTTCGATCGCTGGTCAGCGGAGCCAAGGAGATCAAGCTTAACGCCGCCAGGAAGCAACAGGTGCTCGAGGCGTTTCGCGACCGCTCCAACCAGCTATTTCGGGCCTCGCAGGCGCAGTCCCTGTATTTCAACGGCTCGACCACGGTCACGCAATCCTTGTTCTTCCTCGCTCTGGGGCTCGCGGTTTTTCTACCTGCAAACGGTCGCACTGATCGGCACTTGTTCACGACCTACAGCGTCTCGGTGATCTACATCGTCGGCACCGCGTCGGGCATTCGGGATCTGATCCGAAGGCTCCGCGACGCGAATCAGTCCGTTCGCCGGCTCAATGAGCTCGATCTGAGGCTCGAGCTCGCATATGACACTGTCACGAGCGACGAGGCCGGCAATTTTTCTCATCTGCGAGCGATCACATCGCTCTCTCTTTCGGGCGTCACCGCCGACTACACGACAAAGCACGCGGACCCGCAGAGACCTTACTTCGCGCTTGGCCCCATCGATCTGACCCTGAACGCCGGCGAGATCGTTTTTGTGACGGGACGGAACGGCAGCGGAAAGACGACGCTGGCAAAGGTGCTGCTCGGTCTCTACACCCCCACCGCAGGCCAGATACGGCTCAACGAGACCCTTGTCGAAGATGCAAACCGGAACTGGTATTGCCAGCACTTCTCGGCAATCTTCAGCGACTTCTACCTGTTCGATCAATTGATCCAGACCGATGAAGGCTTTCACGCCCGGCACGTCGCGCCATTGCTCGACCAATTCAAGATCGGCCACAAGGTGCAAGTCCAGACGGGCGGCCTGTTGTCCACGACGACCGCTCTGTCTCTCGGCGAACGTAAGCGGCTCGCGCTCACGCTCGCGCGTATCGAGGACAAGCCGATCTGTGTCTTCGACGAATGGGCCGCCGACCAGGATCCGGCCTTCAAGGAATTCTTCTACAGGCAATTCTTGCGGGAGCTCAAATCGCGTCGGAAGCTCGTTGTCGCGATCACGCATGACGACCGCTATTTTCACCTCGCCGACAAAGTCGTCGTCCTCGATCAGGCCGCGCCCATGCAAATTCGCGGGAACGCCCCATCCGGCGCGGACAATGATCTCGCCTCTCTTCCTCCATAG
- a CDS encoding non-ribosomal peptide synthetase: protein MSGSKVSARISDLSSAQRALLEQRIRGTSSDVGGNESRVQLNIPRRAEGVVTPLSLAQEGLWLLTQAMPDTAAYNNFGSLRLRGELNREALAASLTEVVRRHEVLRTRFGVIDGVPAQVVLASTPLSLDVTDFTGVAKSEQLRVVRNWAIEQGRRPLDLAQGEVFRAHLLQLDVNVHVFLLTVHHIVSDGWSFGLLFRELLLIYNALSQQQDVRLAPLPIQYGDYAAWQRNQLHGSHQEMLLVYWREKLHGVPLLLDLPTDRPRPPVRSLEGDWLSFELPPDLTERIRIFCRQQRVTLFMVLLGAYAVLLQRCSGSRDVLIGSPVADRPFPEVEGLIGLFVNTLVFRADFADDPTVAEFISRIRTETVRTYEHRTMPFDSLIGALRIPREQSHSPVFQTTFALQPPRSVPLSVRGLEVTPATGVYTGSRFDLTLAVDDSSVGLMTRWDYSRDIFDASTVGRLARLYTDVLDAITAAAPNARVSDLPLKTLTDTWTPKGRPVQTARVPVGADGAPGGVAETLSSRFAMQVKMRPRAMAVVDEGWAWTYAELDAEANRVAMALRAEVAGRGAMVALLFEHSAPMIAGILGILKAGCAYVPLNPSHPPERLRFILQDTGAVALVTAEKSERVREICGSLPLIVTGGALAECAGSLPNRTPESLAYVLYTSGTTGRPKGVVQNDRNVLYFIDAYAAALSIKPEDRLSLIASYGFDAAVMDIFAALLNGASLYLRDLRRSGYSDMSRWIERCKLTIWHATPTVFRLVTPGLTTHSSATLRLVVLGGEEALPADRTLLKAHLPRGCTLVNGYGPTEATLVSQQFMRVTDEQFDSVLPIGFPAADTDVVLLDHLGHPTELVGEIGVRTPHVALGYLNAPALTAERFVPSPFGEGERIYRTGDLARRRWDGRLEFLGRRDDQIKIRGHRVEPGEVAAILTGCVGVGQAAVLAKGDSPDDKHLVAFVVPTRDRAPDRGDILEYLRRQLPEYLVPTTVIFLDQLPLSQNGKVDRRALLAMPLEEAPPRPSSVAPRDATEEQIAAVWAEVLGHRSFGIDDNFFDLGGDSLRLIRVHHRLSEQLRCSMPVTKLFAYPTIRALSEHLVGARDDAESLRASARRGQAREKSMIKRRSSRKGSDASS, encoded by the coding sequence ATGTCGGGTTCGAAAGTGTCGGCTCGGATTTCCGATCTATCATCGGCGCAGCGAGCCCTTCTCGAACAGCGAATTCGCGGCACATCCAGCGATGTCGGAGGGAATGAGAGCCGTGTTCAGCTGAACATTCCGCGGCGCGCCGAAGGCGTGGTGACGCCGCTTTCGCTGGCGCAAGAAGGGTTGTGGCTGCTGACGCAGGCGATGCCCGATACGGCGGCCTACAACAATTTCGGTTCGCTGCGGTTGCGAGGTGAGCTGAACAGAGAGGCGCTGGCGGCGAGTTTGACGGAAGTGGTCCGCCGCCACGAAGTGCTTCGGACGAGGTTTGGCGTCATTGACGGGGTACCCGCTCAGGTTGTTCTGGCATCGACGCCGCTTTCGCTTGATGTGACCGACTTCACCGGCGTGGCAAAGAGCGAACAGCTGCGGGTGGTGCGCAATTGGGCGATCGAGCAGGGGCGGCGTCCGCTCGATCTCGCGCAGGGCGAGGTGTTTCGGGCGCATCTTCTCCAGCTCGACGTCAACGTGCATGTGTTTTTGCTGACGGTGCATCATATCGTCTCCGACGGCTGGTCGTTCGGGCTCCTGTTCCGCGAGCTGCTGCTGATCTACAATGCGCTGTCGCAGCAACAGGACGTGCGGTTGGCACCGCTGCCGATCCAGTACGGCGACTATGCGGCCTGGCAGCGCAATCAGCTGCATGGGTCGCATCAGGAAATGCTGCTGGTGTATTGGCGGGAGAAGCTGCACGGCGTTCCGCTGTTGCTCGATCTGCCGACGGACCGTCCGCGGCCACCGGTTCGCAGCCTCGAGGGGGACTGGCTGAGTTTTGAACTGCCGCCCGACCTGACGGAACGGATCCGGATCTTTTGCCGTCAGCAGCGGGTGACGCTGTTCATGGTGTTGCTGGGCGCCTACGCGGTCCTGCTGCAGCGTTGTAGCGGAAGTCGCGACGTGTTGATCGGCTCGCCGGTTGCCGACCGGCCGTTTCCGGAGGTGGAAGGCCTCATCGGGTTGTTCGTCAACACGCTGGTGTTTCGAGCGGACTTTGCCGACGACCCGACGGTGGCCGAATTCATCAGCCGGATCAGAACGGAGACGGTTCGTACCTACGAGCATCGCACGATGCCGTTCGACAGCCTGATCGGTGCGCTGCGCATTCCGCGTGAGCAAAGCCATTCGCCGGTGTTCCAGACCACGTTCGCGCTGCAGCCACCGCGCTCCGTTCCGCTCTCGGTTCGCGGCCTTGAGGTTACGCCGGCGACCGGTGTGTATACTGGGTCGAGATTCGATCTCACCCTTGCAGTTGATGACAGCAGTGTCGGACTTATGACACGATGGGACTACTCGCGTGATATCTTTGACGCCAGTACGGTTGGCCGACTGGCCAGGCTTTATACCGATGTGCTCGACGCGATAACGGCAGCGGCTCCGAACGCTCGGGTCTCCGATCTTCCCCTCAAGACATTGACTGACACGTGGACACCCAAAGGGCGCCCTGTGCAGACCGCGAGAGTTCCGGTTGGTGCGGATGGGGCGCCGGGAGGCGTGGCGGAAACGCTGAGCAGCCGCTTCGCCATGCAGGTGAAAATGCGTCCCCGGGCCATGGCCGTGGTCGATGAAGGTTGGGCATGGACCTACGCGGAGCTTGATGCCGAGGCGAACAGGGTTGCGATGGCGTTGCGTGCCGAGGTTGCGGGCAGGGGGGCGATGGTCGCATTGCTGTTTGAGCACAGTGCGCCGATGATTGCCGGAATCCTCGGTATTCTGAAGGCCGGCTGCGCCTATGTACCCTTGAATCCGTCGCATCCGCCCGAAAGGCTTCGATTCATCCTGCAGGATACCGGAGCTGTTGCGCTCGTCACCGCTGAGAAATCGGAGCGGGTGAGAGAAATCTGCGGTTCCTTGCCGTTGATCGTGACCGGTGGAGCGCTCGCAGAATGCGCGGGGTCACTTCCCAATCGGACCCCGGAATCGCTCGCCTATGTGCTGTACACCTCGGGGACGACGGGCAGGCCGAAGGGGGTGGTGCAGAATGACCGAAATGTTCTCTACTTCATTGACGCTTATGCGGCGGCGCTGTCCATCAAACCGGAAGATCGCCTCAGCCTGATCGCGTCTTACGGCTTTGATGCCGCCGTCATGGACATCTTCGCGGCCTTGTTGAATGGCGCGTCCTTGTATCTGCGAGACCTCAGGCGATCCGGCTACAGTGACATGTCGCGCTGGATCGAACGCTGCAAGCTGACCATATGGCATGCAACGCCAACCGTCTTTCGCCTGGTAACGCCGGGGTTGACCACGCATTCGTCCGCGACGCTGCGCCTCGTCGTTCTCGGAGGAGAGGAGGCGTTGCCCGCCGATCGTACTCTGCTCAAGGCGCATCTTCCGCGCGGCTGTACACTTGTGAACGGTTATGGGCCGACGGAGGCGACCTTGGTGTCCCAACAGTTCATGCGCGTGACCGATGAGCAGTTCGATTCGGTGCTGCCGATCGGGTTTCCGGCTGCAGACACGGATGTTGTGCTGCTCGACCACCTGGGCCACCCGACCGAGCTCGTCGGCGAGATTGGCGTGCGGACGCCGCACGTTGCGCTCGGATACCTCAATGCGCCGGCTCTAACCGCCGAGCGATTTGTCCCGTCACCGTTTGGTGAAGGTGAGCGGATCTATCGGACGGGCGATCTCGCGCGGCGACGTTGGGATGGTCGCCTCGAATTTCTGGGACGGCGCGATGACCAGATCAAAATTCGCGGGCATCGGGTCGAGCCCGGGGAAGTCGCGGCAATCTTGACCGGCTGTGTCGGCGTTGGTCAAGCCGCTGTGCTGGCGAAAGGTGATAGTCCCGACGACAAGCATCTCGTCGCCTTCGTGGTTCCGACCAGGGACCGGGCGCCGGACAGAGGGGATATACTGGAATATCTACGTCGCCAATTGCCGGAATACCTCGTCCCGACGACGGTCATCTTCCTGGATCAGTTGCCGCTGTCACAAAACGGCAAAGTTGATCGGCGCGCATTGTTGGCGATGCCTCTGGAGGAGGCGCCCCCGCGACCGAGCTCGGTTGCGCCACGCGACGCGACCGAGGAGCAGATCGCGGCCGTTTGGGCGGAGGTGCTCGGCCATCGATCATTCGGCATCGACGACAATTTTTTCGATCTCGGTGGAGACTCGCTACGATTGATACGGGTCCACCATCGGCTAAGCGAGCAACTGCGATGCTCCATGCCGGTCACCAAGCTCTTCGCATATCCGACTATTCGCGCGCTCTCCGAGCATCTTGTTGGAGCTCGCGACGACGCGGAGAGCCTGCGTGCGAGCGCGCGCCGTGGGCAGGCGCGCGAGAAATCGATGATCAAGCGGCGATCCTCGCGAAAAGGATCTGATGCCTCGTCGTGA
- a CDS encoding non-ribosomal peptide synthetase — MSGSKVSARISDLSSAQRALLEQRIRGTSSDVGGNESRVQLNIPRRAEGVVTPLSLAQEGLWLLTQAMPDTAAYNNFGSLRLRGELNREALAASLTEVVRRHEVLRTSFGVIDGVPAQVVLASTPLSLEVTDFTGVAKSEQLRVVRNWSTEQGRRPLDLAQGEVFRAHLLQLDVNVHVFLLTVHHIVSDGWSFGLLFRELLLIYNALSQQQDVRLAPLPIQYGDYAAWQRNQLHASHQEMLLAYWREKLHGVPLLLDLPTDRPRPPVRSLEGDWLSFELPPDLTERIRIFCRQQRVTLFMVLLGAYAVLLQRCSGSRDVLIGSPVADRPFPEVEGLIGLFVNTLVFRADFADDPTVAEFISRIRTETVRTYEHRTMPFDSLIGALRIPREQSHSPVFQTMFALQPPRSVPLEVLGLEVEPSTGTYTGSKFDLSLTISELSRGSLYCKFEYSTELFDERTVRRFSERFRTTIGEMVGRPADRVSDLRIMSEDESRKIVEDWNATAAPYPDVCVHDLISEQARRAPDAVALVCGTRHVTYGELDRRSNQLAHYLRQLGIGPDVIVGLSVQRSPEMIVGQLGILKAGGAYLPLDPEYPAARLSFMLENAGVGLVLTHASVVDRLPSWDVKQVLIDKDWPAIATQPEAAPSKLTHPDNLAYVIYTSGSTGVPKGVMATHRATVNRIEAQKYLDPFCATDICCQKTAASFVDSVFEILGPLSSGLPIAVIGENVVRDVDAFVGELQDAGVTRLIVVPSLLKVLLAAGGAPERLKAIRSITTSGEPIGKDLCERVAEVLPGARLINLFGSSEVAGDATGCVLVPGDIDSGIGRPLSNTQAFLLDDKLRPVPIGGTGEIYVGGVGLARGYLRQPRLTAERFVPNPFAVGERLYRTGDLARQRSDGCLQFLSRRDHQVKIRGVRVELGEVEATLRAHPNVGDAVCGVREDEPGDPRIIAFIVARAGSVDHAELRAFAKQTLPEHMLPSRTVCMPELPRLPNGKIDRSALPAPSMEMAAISPQFASPGSDVERTIAEVWREVLKLDRVDIDHNFFDLGGHSILLVSVHSRLTALLPLPVSITTLFQFPTIRSLAAHLTARDGTENQLDVGRARAGIRRDLLASRRAARPGSSELTRSR, encoded by the coding sequence ATGTCGGGTTCGAAAGTGTCGGCTCGGATTTCCGATCTATCATCGGCGCAGCGAGCCCTTCTCGAACAGCGAATTCGCGGCACATCCAGCGATGTCGGAGGGAATGAGAGCCGTGTTCAGCTGAACATTCCGCGGCGCGCCGAAGGCGTGGTGACGCCGCTTTCGCTGGCGCAAGAAGGGTTGTGGTTGCTGACGCAGGCGATGCCCGATACGGCGGCCTACAACAATTTCGGTTCGCTGCGGTTGCGGGGTGAGCTGAACAGAGAGGCGCTGGCGGCGAGTTTGACGGAAGTGGTCCGCCGCCACGAAGTGCTTCGGACGAGCTTTGGCGTCATTGACGGGGTACCCGCTCAGGTTGTTCTGGCATCGACGCCGCTTTCGCTTGAGGTGACCGACTTCACCGGTGTGGCAAAGAGCGAGCAGCTGCGGGTGGTGCGCAATTGGTCGACCGAGCAGGGGCGGCGTCCGCTCGATCTCGCGCAGGGCGAGGTGTTTCGGGCGCATCTTCTTCAGCTCGACGTCAATGTGCATGTGTTTTTGCTGACGGTGCATCATATCGTCTCCGACGGCTGGTCGTTCGGGCTCCTGTTCCGCGAGCTGCTGCTGATCTACAACGCGCTGTCGCAGCAACAGGACGTGCGCTTGGCACCGCTGCCGATCCAGTACGGCGACTATGCGGCCTGGCAGCGCAATCAGCTGCATGCGTCGCATCAGGAAATGCTGCTGGCGTATTGGCGGGAGAAGCTGCACGGCGTTCCGCTGTTGCTCGATCTGCCGACGGACCGTCCGCGGCCACCGGTTCGCAGCCTCGAGGGGGACTGGCTGAGTTTTGAACTGCCACCCGACCTGACGGAACGGATCCGGATCTTTTGCCGTCAGCAGCGGGTGACGCTGTTCATGGTGTTGCTGGGCGCCTACGCGGTCCTGCTGCAGCGTTGTAGCGGAAGTCGCGACGTGTTGATCGGCTCGCCGGTTGCCGACCGGCCGTTTCCGGAGGTGGAAGGCCTCATCGGGTTGTTCGTCAACACGCTGGTGTTTCGAGCGGACTTTGCCGACGACCCGACGGTGGCCGAATTCATCAGCCGGATCAGAACGGAGACGGTTCGTACCTACGAGCATCGCACGATGCCGTTCGACAGCCTGATCGGTGCGCTGCGCATTCCGCGTGAGCAAAGCCATTCGCCGGTGTTCCAGACCATGTTCGCGCTGCAGCCACCGCGCTCCGTTCCGCTCGAGGTTCTCGGGCTTGAAGTCGAGCCATCGACCGGCACCTACACCGGATCCAAGTTCGATCTCAGCCTCACCATCAGCGAATTGTCGCGAGGCTCGCTCTACTGCAAGTTCGAATACTCGACGGAGCTGTTCGACGAACGCACCGTCAGGCGGTTCTCCGAACGCTTCAGAACGACGATCGGCGAGATGGTTGGTCGTCCCGCCGATCGGGTATCCGACTTGCGGATCATGTCGGAGGACGAGAGCCGCAAGATTGTCGAAGACTGGAACGCGACCGCGGCACCGTATCCGGATGTATGTGTGCATGACTTGATTTCCGAACAGGCCCGGCGGGCGCCCGACGCCGTCGCACTGGTTTGCGGAACGCGTCATGTGACCTACGGCGAATTGGACAGACGTTCAAACCAGCTCGCCCATTACCTGAGGCAGCTCGGGATTGGCCCCGACGTCATCGTCGGACTGAGCGTTCAGCGATCGCCGGAAATGATTGTTGGCCAGCTGGGCATCCTAAAGGCTGGCGGGGCATATCTTCCGCTGGATCCCGAATATCCAGCTGCGCGGCTGAGCTTCATGCTCGAAAACGCCGGAGTGGGTCTGGTTCTGACTCATGCGTCCGTCGTAGACCGGCTTCCGTCCTGGGATGTCAAACAAGTCTTGATTGACAAGGATTGGCCGGCGATCGCGACCCAACCGGAGGCGGCGCCCAGCAAACTGACGCACCCTGACAATCTTGCCTACGTCATCTATACCTCGGGCTCGACAGGCGTGCCAAAAGGCGTGATGGCGACGCATCGCGCCACCGTCAATCGGATCGAGGCTCAAAAATATCTCGATCCGTTCTGTGCGACGGACATCTGCTGCCAGAAGACGGCGGCAAGCTTCGTCGATTCGGTGTTCGAAATACTTGGACCATTGTCGTCGGGGCTGCCGATCGCGGTGATCGGCGAGAATGTGGTCCGGGATGTCGATGCGTTCGTTGGAGAATTGCAGGACGCCGGAGTTACCCGTCTGATCGTCGTTCCCTCGCTGCTGAAAGTGCTGCTCGCGGCAGGTGGAGCGCCTGAACGACTCAAGGCAATTCGAAGCATCACGACGAGCGGCGAGCCGATTGGGAAAGACCTCTGCGAGCGCGTTGCGGAGGTGCTGCCTGGCGCTCGCTTAATCAATCTGTTCGGCTCGTCCGAGGTGGCAGGCGACGCAACGGGTTGCGTGTTGGTCCCAGGCGATATCGACTCCGGAATCGGACGACCTCTGTCCAATACGCAGGCCTTTCTGCTGGACGACAAATTGAGGCCGGTGCCGATCGGGGGCACCGGCGAGATTTATGTCGGCGGCGTCGGCCTCGCGCGAGGTTATCTCCGACAGCCGCGCCTTACCGCGGAACGGTTCGTGCCCAATCCTTTCGCCGTCGGCGAACGGCTTTACCGTACAGGTGATCTGGCTCGCCAGCGCTCGGATGGCTGCCTGCAGTTCCTGTCACGACGCGATCATCAGGTCAAAATCCGCGGCGTGCGTGTCGAGCTCGGCGAAGTCGAGGCGACGTTGCGGGCTCATCCAAACGTCGGCGATGCCGTATGCGGTGTCCGGGAGGACGAACCAGGAGATCCCAGGATCATTGCTTTCATTGTTGCTCGCGCCGGGAGTGTCGACCACGCCGAGCTGCGCGCGTTTGCCAAGCAGACGCTTCCTGAGCACATGTTGCCGTCCCGCACGGTCTGCATGCCGGAATTGCCAAGGCTCCCGAACGGCAAGATCGATCGCAGTGCTCTTCCGGCCCCCTCGATGGAAATGGCAGCAATCAGTCCGCAGTTTGCGTCACCCGGCAGTGACGTGGAGCGCACGATAGCGGAAGTCTGGCGTGAGGTACTGAAACTCGATCGGGTCGACATCGATCACAACTTCTTCGACCTCGGCGGGCACTCCATTCTTCTCGTCAGTGTTCACAGCCGGCTGACCGCGCTGCTGCCGCTCCCGGTGTCGATCACAACGCTGTTCCAATTTCCGACGATCCGTTCGCTCGCGGCGCATTTGACCGCGCGCGATGGAACCGAGAACCAGCTGGACGTTGGCCGGGCACGCGCTGGAATTCGTCGCGATTTGCTCGCATCGCGGCGTGCCGCAAGGCCCGGCTCGTCCGAACTTACCAGGAGCCGATAA